One Faecalispora anaeroviscerum genomic window carries:
- a CDS encoding DUF2703 domain-containing protein: MSKCCCSSENCCQPEPKKSINIDFLYLDTTVCGRCQDTEKALDDAVSGVAVVLNASGYEVKVNEVNITTRELAIQYHLVSSPTIRVNGNDIAVESRESVCEDCGEHCGDTVDCRVWVYNGVEYTSPPKELIVDAILREVYNPNQGEPEREAYWLPENLETYFIAKTHKDETERQGKGGDVI, translated from the coding sequence ATGAGTAAATGTTGTTGTTCTTCTGAAAATTGCTGCCAGCCAGAGCCGAAAAAGTCAATAAACATTGATTTTCTTTATCTGGACACGACCGTTTGCGGCAGGTGCCAGGATACGGAAAAAGCTCTGGACGACGCAGTTTCCGGCGTAGCCGTGGTGCTGAATGCGTCAGGATATGAAGTCAAGGTAAATGAAGTGAACATCACAACGAGAGAGTTGGCGATACAGTATCATTTGGTCAGCTCACCGACCATCCGTGTGAACGGAAACGATATTGCCGTGGAATCGCGGGAATCAGTCTGCGAGGACTGTGGAGAACATTGCGGTGATACCGTAGATTGCCGTGTATGGGTATATAACGGAGTCGAATATACATCCCCTCCGAAGGAATTGATCGTGGATGCCATTCTACGGGAAGTGTATAACCCCAATCAGGGCGAGCCGGAGCGTGAAGCCTATTGGCTTCCAGAAAATCTGGAAACATACTTTATAGCCAAGACACACAAGGATGAAACGGAACGTCAGGGAAAGGGCGGTGATGTGATATGA
- a CDS encoding arsenate reductase ArsC, translating into MIKVAFICVHNSCRSQIAEALGRHLAGDAFESYSAGTETKLQINQDAVRLMKQLYGIDMEATQRSKLLSEIPPVDIVVTMGCNVECPYLPCKHREDWRLDDPTGKSDEEFIQVIKQIEQKMLELKNFVGVL; encoded by the coding sequence ATGATAAAAGTTGCATTTATTTGTGTTCATAATTCTTGTCGCAGCCAGATTGCAGAGGCGCTGGGACGGCATCTTGCCGGCGACGCTTTTGAAAGCTATTCGGCGGGAACGGAAACGAAGCTGCAAATCAATCAGGATGCCGTGCGGCTGATGAAACAACTTTATGGCATTGACATGGAAGCGACACAGCGCAGCAAACTCTTGTCCGAAATCCCGCCTGTTGATATTGTCGTTACAATGGGCTGCAATGTCGAGTGTCCGTATCTGCCCTGTAAACACCGCGAAGATTGGAGGCTGGATGATCCAACGGGCAAAAGCGACGAGGAATTTATTCAGGTTATAAAACAGATTGAGCAAAAAATGCTTGAGCTAAAAAATTTTGTGGGGGTTCTTTAG
- a CDS encoding cation transporter → MKKSFRLEGLDCANCAAKIEKDIKALDGVTEVTVNAMTTKMVLVADDDKMDEIIKTAEKIVKKHEPHVVVKKA, encoded by the coding sequence ATGAAAAAGTCATTTAGGTTGGAAGGACTGGACTGCGCCAACTGTGCGGCGAAAATCGAAAAGGACATCAAGGCGCTGGACGGCGTAACCGAAGTAACCGTAAACGCTATGACGACTAAGATGGTTCTTGTGGCAGACGACGACAAAATGGACGAGATTATTAAGACCGCTGAAAAAATCGTCAAGAAGCATGAACCTCATGTTGTCGTAAAAAAGGCGTAA
- a CDS encoding DUF3991 and toprim domain-containing protein has protein sequence MGVYVHFTDDQKYRANNVDLVDFLHRRGEKLIPSGRDKRLASDHSITVRGNEWYDHSAESGGYAIDFVRQFYGLTFPEAVTMLLGGEQGEVYRPASQKKQEAKQPFALPNPHSDMRRVYAYLVKTRLIDREVVSYFAKAKLLYESCEKSKDSMKEYHNAVFVGYDENGVPRHAHKRGLYTEGTGFKGNVDSCDPAYSFHHIGTSNHLYVFEAPIDLLSYITLHPNDWRNHSYVALCGVSEYAMLKMLELHPNLNHVVLCLDHDEAGIEASEKYHDLLIEKCVSCDRDLSIHKDWNEDIKANHGLPAIPAEEHPQHLIRDEICRELTETSMTVKSNCSANTLSALLVKARSHLHWGQFSGVDECLREMCRLSMAAAAREYRQMDHSRNLSTVQSRLHSGFRTYENRGHLKTRLDLLESDIMALQGFERVVTAGEKEKLAECYERIASHGLKGAILLEKYRQKMEQTQEMKLSM, from the coding sequence ATGGGTGTATATGTGCATTTTACAGATGACCAGAAATACCGTGCCAACAATGTAGACCTCGTGGATTTTCTCCATCGGCGCGGTGAGAAGCTAATCCCCAGCGGCCGGGATAAGCGGTTGGCGTCCGACCACAGCATTACCGTCCGGGGAAACGAGTGGTACGATCACTCTGCAGAGAGCGGCGGGTATGCCATTGACTTCGTGCGACAGTTCTATGGCCTCACCTTTCCTGAGGCTGTAACCATGCTGCTGGGCGGTGAGCAGGGCGAAGTCTATCGACCCGCCTCACAAAAGAAACAGGAGGCGAAACAGCCCTTTGCCCTTCCGAATCCCCACAGCGATATGCGCCGCGTCTATGCGTACTTGGTGAAAACCCGGCTCATCGACCGTGAAGTGGTCAGTTACTTTGCCAAGGCGAAGCTCCTGTATGAGAGCTGTGAAAAATCTAAGGACAGCATGAAGGAATACCACAATGCGGTCTTTGTGGGATACGATGAAAACGGAGTTCCCCGCCATGCCCATAAACGAGGGCTCTATACCGAGGGAACCGGCTTCAAAGGAAATGTGGATAGCTGCGATCCGGCATACAGCTTCCACCACATCGGCACAAGTAACCACCTCTATGTGTTTGAGGCTCCCATCGACTTGCTGTCTTACATCACCCTGCATCCCAACGACTGGCGGAACCACAGCTATGTGGCGCTCTGCGGTGTTTCCGAATACGCCATGCTGAAGATGCTGGAGCTGCATCCGAACCTAAACCATGTGGTTCTGTGTCTGGATCATGACGAGGCGGGGATCGAAGCCTCGGAGAAATATCACGATCTGCTCATAGAAAAGTGTGTTTCATGTGATAGGGATTTGTCCATACACAAGGACTGGAACGAGGATATCAAGGCAAATCACGGATTACCGGCAATCCCTGCTGAGGAACATCCCCAGCATTTAATCCGGGATGAAATATGCCGGGAGCTTACCGAAACGTCAATGACTGTGAAATCCAACTGTTCCGCCAACACCCTGTCAGCCCTGCTCGTAAAAGCCCGATCCCATCTGCATTGGGGACAATTTTCAGGGGTGGATGAATGTCTGAGGGAAATGTGTCGCCTCTCCATGGCTGCTGCTGCGAGGGAGTATCGGCAGATGGATCACAGCCGGAATCTCTCCACGGTGCAAAGCCGCCTGCATAGTGGTTTCAGGACTTATGAAAACCGCGGACATCTGAAAACCCGGCTGGATTTACTGGAATCCGATATCATGGCTCTGCAGGGCTTTGAGCGTGTGGTGACCGCCGGTGAAAAGGAAAAGCTGGCAGAGTGCTATGAACGCATTGCCTCCCACGGCCTCAAAGGAGCGATCCTGCTGGAGAAATACCGGCAAAAGATGGAGCAGACCCAGGAAATGAAACTGTCTATGTAA
- the arsD gene encoding arsenite efflux transporter metallochaperone ArsD gives MKKMKIFEPAMCCPTGLCGLGVDPELLRMSTVLETLKKHGVIVERFNLGSAPAEFITDQTINAYINEKGTEGLPAVMLDGKIVITGRYPTNEEFTKLLDLPENVLGKQKKSESGGGCCKGGCC, from the coding sequence ATGAAAAAAATGAAAATCTTTGAACCCGCCATGTGTTGCCCGACCGGGCTTTGCGGCTTGGGTGTTGACCCTGAACTGCTGCGTATGTCCACGGTACTGGAAACACTGAAAAAACATGGCGTTATTGTTGAACGTTTTAACTTGGGCAGCGCACCGGCAGAGTTTATCACCGACCAGACCATCAATGCCTATATTAATGAGAAAGGCACAGAGGGACTGCCCGCTGTGATGCTCGATGGCAAAATTGTCATCACAGGTCGGTATCCCACCAATGAAGAATTCACAAAGCTGCTCGACCTTCCTGAAAATGTGCTGGGCAAGCAGAAAAAATCCGAGTCCGGCGGAGGCTGTTGCAAGGGAGGTTGCTGTTAA
- the arsA gene encoding arsenical pump-driving ATPase has translation MNQFDPGSIKLTKYLFYTGKGGVGKTSVACATAVSLADSGKKVLLISTDPASNLQDVFSMELTNKGVPISDVPNLVVANLDPIQAAAEYRESVIAPYRGKLPASVITNMEEQLSGSCTIEIAAFNEFSNFITDGKVQQEYDHIIFDTAPTGHTLRMLQLPSAWSNFISESTHGASCLGQLSGLESKKAIYKQAVETLADGSLTTLLLVTRSETAPFKEAERASGELSALGVDNQMLVVNGILMEHNDDLSSSLYEKQQSALAAMPESLRALPIHSVPLRAYNVTGLENIRALLNTDYFTAPVQTLNATHIPALNDVIDELAMEGKRVIFTMGKGGVGKTTVAAAVALGLAKRGKKVHLTTTDPAAHLKFVLDETGGVSMSHIDEAEELKKYQSEVLFKARASGMGDEDIAYVEEDLRSPCTQEIAVFRAFAEIVEKADDQVVVIDTAPTGHTLLLLESTQSYNHEIQRTKGEIPESVAQLLPRLKSEETEVLIVTLPEATPVYEAHRLEDDLKRAGIAAKWWVVNQSLYGTNTTNPMLVSKAAGEVEWLNLIDEHAGGKFALIAWSAEEIKGDSLLAL, from the coding sequence ATGAATCAATTCGATCCCGGCAGTATCAAACTGACAAAGTATCTTTTTTATACCGGCAAGGGCGGCGTTGGTAAAACCAGCGTTGCCTGTGCCACCGCCGTCTCCCTTGCGGACAGTGGGAAAAAGGTGCTGCTTATCAGCACCGACCCTGCTTCCAATTTACAGGATGTCTTTTCGATGGAACTGACAAACAAAGGAGTGCCCATCTCCGATGTGCCGAATTTAGTGGTAGCGAACCTTGACCCCATACAAGCGGCGGCTGAGTACCGGGAAAGCGTGATCGCGCCTTATCGCGGCAAGCTGCCCGCATCTGTCATCACGAATATGGAGGAGCAGCTTTCTGGCTCCTGCACCATAGAAATTGCGGCATTCAATGAGTTTTCCAATTTCATTACGGACGGTAAGGTTCAGCAGGAATACGACCATATTATTTTTGATACCGCCCCTACTGGACACACCCTGCGGATGCTTCAGCTTCCGTCCGCTTGGAGTAATTTCATCAGTGAAAGCACCCACGGTGCATCTTGCCTCGGTCAACTCTCCGGCTTGGAGAGCAAGAAAGCCATTTACAAGCAAGCCGTGGAAACACTGGCCGACGGAAGCCTGACCACGCTACTCCTTGTCACCCGCTCGGAAACCGCGCCGTTCAAGGAAGCGGAACGTGCTTCCGGCGAATTGTCCGCGCTGGGCGTCGACAATCAAATGCTGGTTGTCAACGGAATATTGATGGAACATAACGATGATCTATCTTCCAGTCTGTACGAAAAACAGCAGTCTGCACTTGCCGCGATGCCGGAAAGTCTGAGGGCGCTTCCAATCCATAGCGTTCCTCTGCGAGCTTACAATGTCACAGGGCTGGAAAATATCCGCGCCTTGCTGAACACCGATTATTTTACTGCTCCCGTGCAAACGCTAAATGCCACGCATATTCCTGCGCTGAACGATGTGATAGATGAGTTAGCGATGGAGGGCAAACGTGTTATTTTCACGATGGGCAAAGGTGGTGTGGGTAAGACCACCGTCGCCGCCGCCGTTGCGCTGGGGCTTGCGAAGCGCGGAAAGAAAGTCCACCTCACTACCACCGATCCCGCCGCGCACCTGAAGTTTGTGCTGGATGAAACTGGCGGCGTGTCCATGAGCCATATCGACGAAGCCGAGGAATTGAAAAAGTATCAGTCCGAGGTGCTTTTCAAAGCCCGCGCGTCCGGCATGGGCGATGAGGATATTGCTTATGTCGAGGAAGATCTACGTTCGCCCTGCACACAGGAGATCGCCGTATTCCGCGCCTTCGCCGAGATCGTCGAAAAAGCTGACGATCAGGTGGTGGTAATTGACACCGCCCCCACAGGGCATACCCTGCTTTTGTTGGAATCCACACAAAGCTATAACCATGAAATTCAGCGTACCAAGGGCGAAATCCCCGAATCGGTGGCGCAGCTGTTGCCGAGGCTGAAATCCGAGGAAACCGAGGTACTGATTGTGACCCTGCCGGAAGCGACCCCTGTTTATGAGGCGCACCGCTTGGAGGACGATCTGAAACGGGCGGGCATCGCCGCCAAATGGTGGGTGGTCAATCAATCCCTTTATGGCACGAACACCACCAATCCTATGCTGGTGTCAAAGGCGGCTGGCGAAGTGGAATGGCTCAACCTCATCGACGAACACGCCGGTGGCAAATTTGCCCTGATCGCGTGGAGCGCAGAGGAAATCAAGGGCGACAGTCTGCTGGCGCTGTAA
- a CDS encoding helix-turn-helix domain-containing protein, with the protein MSYFNHIYTASPDEIPHRARAVYIYICDRAGKGKDCWPAVKTIASDLQLSRSTVKRALHDLVRAGLIEKEPRFRENGSNTSNRLILRK; encoded by the coding sequence ATGAGCTACTTCAACCACATTTATACCGCTTCGCCCGATGAGATTCCCCATCGGGCGAGGGCTGTTTATATATATATTTGTGACCGGGCAGGAAAAGGAAAGGACTGCTGGCCTGCGGTAAAGACCATTGCTTCCGATCTGCAGCTTTCCCGCAGCACCGTCAAGCGTGCCTTACATGATCTGGTGAGGGCGGGACTCATTGAAAAGGAGCCTCGCTTCCGGGAGAATGGGAGCAATACCAGCAACAGACTTATTTTAAGAAAATAG
- a CDS encoding heavy metal translocating P-type ATPase has translation MNKKLVRIIIAAVIFVIGLLVKTDIVWLSPAIFIAAYIVVGSEVVIKAIKNIMQGQVFQESFLMTVATGGALIIGEYPEAIAVMLFYQVGEYFQSYAVAKSRKSIASLMDIRPDYANVKRGDELVKVDPDEVAIGDIIVVRAGEKIPLDGKVLDGNSMIDTSALTGESVPREAGVGSDVLSGCINVNGVLTIEVTKEFGESTVSKILDLVENASSKKANTENFITKFARVYTPIVMAAALLLAIIPPLFFGGTWGDWIYRALTFLVVSCPCALVVSIPLSFFGGIGGASRRGVLVKGSNYLEALAQTEIVVFDKTGTLTKGVFKVQEVNAIGISEAELLELTAHVESYSNHPISLSLKTAYGKDIDNERITDVEEIAGHGVSATVDSRKVFAGNTKLMQKIGVKFSQDEIIGTAVHVAVDGKYAGYIVIADEVKEDAAEAIRLLKKANIRQTVMLTGDAKSVGEKVAKELGLDKVYTELLPGDKVDKVEELLAQKSAKGKLAFVGDGINDAPVLARADIGIAMGGLGSDAAIEAADVVIMTDEPSKLATGMKISQKTLRIAQQNIWLALSIKAIVLVLSALGFATMWEAVFADVGVTVIAVLNSFRALNTKKL, from the coding sequence ATGAACAAGAAGCTTGTAAGAATTATCATAGCAGCGGTTATTTTCGTAATCGGGCTGCTAGTAAAAACCGACATTGTTTGGCTTAGTCCCGCTATCTTCATTGCCGCCTACATTGTAGTGGGCAGCGAAGTCGTAATAAAAGCCATCAAGAATATTATGCAAGGCCAAGTTTTTCAGGAAAGCTTTTTAATGACCGTGGCGACCGGTGGCGCACTTATCATTGGGGAATATCCAGAGGCCATTGCCGTTATGCTGTTTTATCAGGTTGGCGAATATTTTCAAAGTTATGCCGTTGCGAAGTCGCGGAAATCCATTGCAAGCTTAATGGATATACGTCCTGATTACGCAAATGTTAAGAGGGGCGATGAATTGGTAAAAGTCGACCCTGACGAAGTTGCGATTGGCGATATCATCGTTGTCCGTGCTGGTGAAAAAATCCCGCTTGACGGCAAGGTGCTTGACGGCAATTCAATGATTGATACGTCCGCTTTGACCGGCGAATCTGTTCCGCGCGAAGCTGGTGTTGGCTCTGATGTTTTGAGCGGCTGTATCAATGTGAACGGCGTACTGACGATTGAGGTCACAAAAGAATTTGGGGAATCGACGGTCAGCAAAATCCTTGATCTCGTGGAAAACGCCAGTAGTAAAAAGGCGAACACCGAGAATTTCATTACAAAATTTGCACGAGTTTATACTCCGATTGTTATGGCTGCCGCACTGTTGCTTGCAATTATCCCGCCTCTGTTCTTTGGTGGTACTTGGGGCGACTGGATTTACAGGGCTTTAACTTTCTTAGTGGTTTCCTGCCCTTGCGCTCTGGTTGTTTCTATTCCACTCTCCTTCTTTGGCGGTATCGGCGGCGCGTCAAGGCGTGGTGTGCTTGTTAAGGGTAGCAACTATTTAGAAGCTTTGGCGCAGACTGAAATCGTTGTGTTTGATAAGACGGGGACATTGACAAAAGGCGTATTTAAAGTACAAGAGGTAAATGCTATCGGCATTTCCGAAGCAGAACTGCTGGAACTTACCGCACATGTTGAGAGTTATTCCAATCACCCCATTTCACTCTCTTTGAAAACTGCTTATGGGAAAGATATTGACAACGAAAGGATTACGGATGTTGAGGAAATCGCAGGCCACGGCGTCAGCGCAACGGTTGATAGTCGTAAAGTTTTCGCAGGAAATACAAAACTCATGCAAAAAATCGGCGTTAAATTTTCTCAAGACGAAATTATTGGAACAGCCGTACACGTTGCTGTTGATGGCAAATATGCGGGATATATTGTAATTGCTGATGAGGTTAAGGAAGATGCAGCGGAAGCGATTAGATTGCTAAAAAAGGCAAATATCCGTCAAACGGTGATGCTGACGGGCGACGCCAAGAGTGTGGGAGAAAAAGTTGCCAAGGAATTGGGGTTAGATAAGGTTTACACAGAGCTTCTTCCCGGTGACAAGGTAGATAAAGTAGAGGAACTGCTGGCTCAAAAATCAGCTAAAGGCAAGCTGGCCTTTGTAGGCGATGGGATTAATGACGCACCAGTTTTAGCTCGTGCCGACATTGGTATTGCGATGGGTGGCTTGGGTTCCGACGCGGCTATAGAAGCCGCCGATGTTGTAATAATGACCGATGAGCCGTCCAAACTAGCTACAGGTATGAAAATTTCACAGAAAACGCTAAGAATCGCACAACAGAATATATGGCTGGCTTTGTCGATAAAAGCAATTGTGCTTGTACTCAGTGCACTCGGTTTTGCTACCATGTGGGAGGCTGTGTTTGCAGATGTTGGTGTGACGGTTATAGCGGTATTGAACTCTTTCCGTGCTTTAAACACAAAGAAATTATAA
- the arsB gene encoding ACR3 family arsenite efflux transporter, with the protein MSQEKNKGIGFFEKYLTVWVLLCMAAGILVGKFLPGIPDVLEGFQYAGQNLPIAVLIWIMIFPMMMKIDFQSIKNVRKNPSGILISSGSSWLIKPFLMFGLATLFFKVIFQAFIPADLAQDFVTGAVLLGVAPCTAMVFVWSHLTKGDPAHTLVQVSVNDLLILVLFVPLVQILLGVNGVTIPWDTLFFSIVLFVVVPLAGGALTRFLMIQKKGIEYFNERFLPKFDGITTLGLLLTLIIIFSFQGDIILEQPLFVLLIAVPLVLQNVISANFTYLICKWTKQPHNIAAPASLIAASDFFELSVAVAIALFGPNSPVVLACTVGVLTEVPVMLLLVRFINKTHHWFLKEV; encoded by the coding sequence ATGAGCCAAGAAAAAAATAAAGGTATTGGCTTTTTTGAAAAATATCTAACCGTGTGGGTGCTGCTGTGCATGGCGGCTGGAATCCTTGTCGGAAAATTCCTGCCCGGCATTCCAGATGTCTTGGAAGGATTTCAATACGCCGGGCAGAACCTCCCGATTGCCGTACTCATTTGGATTATGATTTTCCCCATGATGATGAAGATTGATTTCCAGTCTATCAAGAATGTGAGGAAAAATCCTTCAGGCATCCTTATTTCCAGCGGTAGCAGCTGGCTCATCAAGCCCTTCCTCATGTTCGGGTTAGCAACCCTGTTTTTCAAAGTTATCTTTCAAGCCTTCATCCCAGCGGATTTGGCACAGGACTTCGTAACAGGCGCAGTATTGCTGGGCGTAGCACCCTGCACGGCGATGGTGTTTGTATGGAGTCATCTGACCAAAGGCGATCCGGCGCATACGCTTGTACAGGTTTCGGTCAATGACCTCTTGATTCTCGTATTGTTTGTGCCATTGGTACAAATCTTGTTGGGAGTAAACGGCGTTACGATTCCTTGGGATACGCTCTTCTTTTCCATCGTATTATTCGTTGTCGTTCCGCTGGCTGGCGGCGCACTTACGCGCTTTCTGATGATACAGAAAAAAGGCATAGAGTATTTCAACGAAAGATTTCTCCCCAAGTTTGACGGCATCACGACCTTGGGGTTGCTGCTCACCTTGATTATCATTTTTTCCTTCCAAGGTGACATTATTTTGGAACAGCCTCTGTTCGTTTTGCTGATCGCAGTACCGCTGGTTCTGCAAAACGTAATCTCCGCCAACTTTACCTACTTGATATGCAAGTGGACAAAGCAACCACACAATATTGCGGCTCCGGCTTCTCTGATTGCAGCCTCGGACTTCTTCGAACTTTCTGTAGCGGTAGCAATTGCCCTTTTCGGTCCAAATTCGCCGGTTGTGCTTGCTTGTACGGTGGGCGTATTGACCGAAGTCCCCGTTATGCTTTTGCTAGTACGCTTTATTAATAAGACCCACCACTGGTTTCTAAAGGAGGTTTAA
- a CDS encoding VirD4-like conjugal transfer protein, CD1115 family, which yields MPSQVYILIAAAAVMFCVIGGLSLLAHYYTLNGIKSRTVGDGQHGTARFASKQEIKNTYKHIPFQPELWRQGQCLPTAAEQGIILGSVGAKNKVTAMVDTDDVHCLMIGASGVGKTAYFLYPNLEYACASGMSFLTTDTKGDLYRNYGTIARNHYGYHVAVIDLRNPTRSDGNNMLHLVNTYMDQYLADENNIVAKAKAEKYAKIISKTIINASNENYGQNQFFYDAAEGLLSSVILLIAEYLPPTEVDGKKVDCRHIISVFKLVQDLLVPSKVKGKSQFQLLMDKLPSDHKARWFAGAALNSAEQAMASVLSTVLSRLNAFLDSEMEQILCFETSIDAEKFCNEKSALFIVLPEEDLTKYFMVSLMIQQLYREILAVADENGGKLKNRVMFYCDELGTLPAIESLELIFSASRSRRLSMVPIIQSFGQLEKNYGKEGSEIIVDNCQDTIFGGFAPNSQTAEVLSKALGSRTIMSGSVSRGKNDPSQSLQMMERPLMTPDELKSIPKGSFVVMKTGTHPMRTKLRLFLEWGIRFGEAYTMEEKAHRKVVYADKQMLEENIVRKHTACLMVDEETGEILEPPSRTGTLHTPVAEPSENTMRRRNVLKT from the coding sequence ATGCCGTCTCAGGTCTATATTTTAATTGCAGCGGCCGCCGTGATGTTTTGTGTCATCGGCGGTCTTTCCCTTTTGGCTCACTATTATACCCTAAACGGAATCAAGTCCCGCACGGTAGGTGATGGCCAGCATGGTACGGCACGGTTCGCATCAAAACAGGAAATCAAAAATACCTATAAGCACATCCCCTTTCAGCCGGAGCTGTGGAGGCAAGGACAATGCCTCCCTACTGCCGCCGAGCAGGGAATCATTCTCGGAAGCGTAGGTGCAAAAAATAAAGTTACGGCAATGGTGGATACTGACGATGTCCACTGTCTCATGATCGGTGCCTCTGGCGTGGGGAAAACTGCATACTTTTTATACCCCAACCTGGAATATGCCTGTGCCTCCGGCATGAGCTTCCTGACCACCGACACCAAGGGCGACCTGTATAGAAACTATGGAACTATCGCCCGCAACCACTACGGCTACCATGTGGCGGTCATCGACCTAAGAAACCCCACCCGCTCGGACGGCAACAATATGCTCCATCTGGTGAACACCTACATGGATCAGTACCTTGCCGATGAAAACAACATTGTGGCAAAGGCAAAAGCAGAAAAATACGCCAAGATTATCTCCAAAACCATCATCAACGCCAGCAACGAGAATTACGGACAGAATCAGTTTTTTTATGATGCCGCAGAAGGACTCCTGTCCTCAGTGATTCTGCTGATTGCCGAGTATTTGCCCCCCACTGAGGTAGATGGGAAAAAGGTGGACTGCCGCCATATCATCAGCGTGTTCAAATTGGTTCAGGACTTACTCGTGCCCAGCAAGGTAAAGGGGAAAAGTCAGTTTCAGCTATTAATGGATAAATTGCCATCCGACCACAAGGCCCGCTGGTTTGCAGGAGCAGCCCTAAATTCCGCGGAGCAGGCTATGGCGTCGGTACTTTCCACTGTGCTATCCCGTTTGAATGCCTTTCTCGACTCCGAAATGGAACAGATTCTGTGTTTTGAAACATCCATTGATGCGGAGAAATTCTGTAACGAAAAATCCGCTCTGTTCATCGTATTACCAGAAGAAGATTTGACCAAATACTTTATGGTCAGCCTTATGATCCAACAGCTCTACAGGGAAATCCTTGCGGTTGCGGATGAAAACGGAGGCAAGCTGAAAAACCGAGTAATGTTTTACTGCGATGAGCTCGGAACGCTTCCAGCCATCGAATCGCTCGAATTAATTTTCAGCGCCTCACGCTCTCGCCGGCTTTCTATGGTACCAATCATACAGTCCTTCGGCCAGCTCGAAAAGAATTACGGCAAAGAGGGTTCAGAAATAATCGTGGACAATTGCCAGGACACCATCTTTGGCGGCTTTGCCCCCAACAGCCAGACCGCCGAAGTGCTGAGTAAAGCATTGGGCAGCCGCACGATCATGAGCGGCAGCGTGAGTCGTGGTAAGAATGACCCCAGCCAATCCTTGCAGATGATGGAGCGCCCTCTCATGACACCGGACGAATTGAAATCCATTCCAAAGGGCAGCTTTGTCGTGATGAAAACCGGCACCCATCCCATGAGGACAAAGCTGCGGCTGTTCCTTGAATGGGGCATCCGTTTCGGAGAGGCTTACACCATGGAGGAAAAAGCTCATCGAAAAGTGGTCTATGCCGATAAGCAGATGCTGGAGGAAAATATCGTCCGCAAGCACACGGCCTGCCTTATGGTGGACGAAGAAACCGGGGAGATATTGGAGCCGCCGTCCAGAACAGGAACCCTTCATACCCCGGTAGCAGAACCATCTGAAAACACCATGCGCCGCCGTAATGTACTCAAAACGTAA
- a CDS encoding ArsR/SmtB family transcription factor, translating into MNYYLENTKVFKALGDPKRAMIVDMLSCGELCACEILEKFEMSQSTLSHHMKLLCECGLVKARAEGKWTYYSLDDDAIGKTKQFFWAITSDKENCICRDKTNCCKGCNENE; encoded by the coding sequence ATGAACTATTACTTAGAGAACACAAAAGTGTTCAAAGCATTGGGCGATCCCAAAAGAGCCATGATTGTGGATATGCTCTCCTGTGGAGAACTTTGTGCCTGCGAGATTTTAGAGAAGTTTGAAATGTCCCAATCCACGCTGTCCCATCACATGAAACTCCTCTGCGAATGCGGACTTGTCAAGGCACGGGCAGAAGGCAAATGGACGTATTATTCTTTGGATGATGATGCCATCGGCAAAACAAAGCAGTTTTTCTGGGCGATCACATCCGATAAAGAAAATTGTATTTGCAGAGATAAAACAAATTGTTGTAAGGGGTGTAACGAAAATGAGTAA
- a CDS encoding ArsR/SmtB family transcription factor: MSVRSDVCDCDVIHEETVTAVKTKMLSDDTFNILTEFLKAVGDGTRIRILWALDVSEMCVCDLAVLLGMTKSAISHQLRTLKQANLVKFRKDGKIAYYSLADDHVKIVLEQSLSHVTE; this comes from the coding sequence ATGTCTGTCAGAAGCGATGTTTGCGATTGTGATGTTATACACGAAGAAACCGTCACCGCAGTAAAAACAAAAATGCTTTCAGATGATACTTTTAATATTTTGACGGAATTTTTGAAAGCTGTGGGAGATGGTACAAGGATCAGAATTTTATGGGCTCTGGATGTCAGTGAAATGTGTGTCTGTGATTTGGCAGTCTTGCTTGGTATGACAAAATCCGCTATATCACACCAGCTACGCACTTTGAAACAGGCAAATCTTGTCAAATTTAGGAAAGATGGTAAGATTGCTTATTACTCTCTCGCGGATGACCATGTGAAAATCGTTTTGGAACAAAGTTTAAGCCATGTAACTGAATAA